A single Calidifontibacter indicus DNA region contains:
- a CDS encoding pyridoxal phosphate-dependent aminotransferase has protein sequence MDEALVERMREFGETIFAEMTQRALAADAVNLGQGFPDTDGPAAVLDAAVEAIRSGRNQYPPAIGVPELRAAIAEHQLRFRGTTVDADTEVLVTAGATEAIAASILALCEPGDEVVVFEPYYDSYAASIALAGAVRRTSVLRFPDFAVDETSLRAAFSPRTKLVLLNTPHNPTGRVFTRAELELIASLAIEHDAYVVADEVYEHLVYDGEHLPIASLPGMAERTLSISSGGKTFATTGWKVGWVTGPAALVSAVRTVKQFLTFVSSGPFQPAIATGLRLPDSFFAGLRDDMRARRDLLADGLADLGLPVSVPQGGYFVVADAAAWGPDGLAVCRALPEQAGVAAVPVSAFLDDKTFGATLVRFAFCKRPEVIKEGVARLHKAFSTA, from the coding sequence ATGGACGAAGCACTGGTGGAACGGATGCGGGAGTTCGGCGAGACGATCTTCGCCGAGATGACCCAACGAGCCCTCGCCGCCGACGCGGTCAACCTGGGTCAGGGGTTCCCCGACACCGACGGACCCGCTGCCGTGCTGGACGCCGCGGTCGAGGCGATCCGCAGCGGCCGCAACCAGTACCCGCCGGCGATCGGGGTTCCCGAACTTCGGGCCGCGATCGCCGAGCACCAACTGCGGTTCCGGGGCACCACGGTCGACGCCGACACCGAGGTGCTCGTCACCGCCGGCGCCACCGAGGCCATCGCGGCGAGCATCCTGGCGCTGTGCGAGCCCGGTGACGAGGTGGTCGTCTTCGAGCCCTACTACGACTCCTATGCGGCCTCGATCGCCCTGGCCGGTGCGGTGCGACGCACCAGCGTGCTGCGCTTCCCCGACTTCGCGGTCGACGAGACGTCGCTGCGAGCGGCGTTCTCCCCGCGCACCAAGCTCGTGCTGCTCAACACGCCGCACAACCCGACCGGCCGGGTGTTCACCCGCGCCGAATTGGAACTCATCGCGTCCCTGGCCATCGAGCACGACGCGTACGTCGTCGCCGACGAGGTCTACGAGCATCTCGTCTACGACGGCGAGCACCTGCCGATCGCGAGCTTGCCGGGCATGGCCGAACGCACCCTGTCGATCTCGTCGGGCGGCAAGACCTTCGCGACGACCGGATGGAAGGTCGGCTGGGTCACCGGCCCGGCCGCGCTGGTGTCGGCGGTGCGCACGGTGAAGCAGTTCCTCACCTTCGTCTCCAGCGGCCCGTTCCAACCGGCGATCGCCACCGGACTGCGACTGCCCGACAGCTTCTTCGCCGGGCTGCGTGACGACATGCGGGCGCGGCGCGACCTGCTCGCCGACGGCCTGGCCGACCTCGGCCTGCCGGTGTCGGTGCCGCAGGGCGGCTACTTCGTGGTGGCCGACGCCGCGGCGTGGGGCCCCGACGGTCTCGCCGTCTGTCGGGCACTGCCCGAACAGGCAGGCGTCGCGGCCGTGCCGGTGTCGGCTTTCCTCGATGACAAGACATTCGGAGCGACCCTGGTGCGCTTCGCCTTCTGCAAGCGTCCGGAGGTCATCAAGGAGGGTGTGGCGCGCCTGCACAAGGCGTTCTCCACAGCCTGA
- the rpsB gene encoding 30S ribosomal protein S2 yields MAVVTMRQLLESGVHFGHQTRRWNPKMKRFIMTERNGIYIIDLQQSLTYLNDAFDFIKQTVAHGGTILFVGTKKQAQESIAEQATRVGMPYVNYRWLGGMLTNFNTVHKRLARLKELEEINYDDVAGSGRTKKELLVLKREKDKLERTLGGIRDMNKVPSAVWVVDTKKEHLAVTEARKLNIPVIAILDTNCDPDEVDYKIPGNDDAIRAVTLLTRVVADAVAEGLIARSGQSSNAGEGTEAEPMAEWERELLGSEGEAPAADGASSDAPAAEAAEAAAAPADAAGAVEVEAPASTDAQA; encoded by the coding sequence ATGGCCGTCGTCACCATGCGCCAGCTCCTCGAGAGCGGCGTCCACTTCGGACACCAGACCCGTCGCTGGAACCCCAAGATGAAGCGCTTCATCATGACCGAGCGCAACGGCATCTACATCATCGACCTGCAGCAGTCGCTGACCTACCTCAACGACGCGTTCGACTTCATCAAGCAGACCGTTGCCCACGGCGGCACGATCCTGTTCGTCGGCACCAAGAAGCAGGCGCAGGAGTCCATCGCCGAGCAGGCGACCCGCGTGGGCATGCCCTACGTCAACTACCGCTGGCTGGGCGGCATGCTCACCAACTTCAACACGGTTCACAAGCGCCTTGCTCGCCTCAAGGAGCTCGAGGAGATCAACTACGACGATGTGGCCGGTTCGGGTCGCACCAAGAAGGAACTCCTCGTCCTCAAGCGTGAGAAGGACAAGCTGGAGCGCACCCTCGGCGGTATCCGCGACATGAACAAGGTGCCCTCGGCCGTCTGGGTCGTCGACACCAAGAAGGAGCACCTCGCGGTCACCGAGGCGCGCAAGCTCAACATCCCGGTCATCGCGATCCTCGACACCAACTGCGACCCGGACGAGGTCGACTACAAGATCCCGGGCAACGACGACGCCATCCGCGCGGTCACCCTGCTGACCCGTGTGGTCGCCGACGCCGTCGCCGAGGGTCTGATCGCCCGCTCGGGTCAGAGCTCGAACGCCGGCGAGGGCACCGAGGCCGAGCCGATGGCCGAGTGGGAGCGCGAGCTGCTCGGTTCCGAGGGCGAGGCTCCGGCTGCTGACGGTGCGTCGAGCGACGCTCCGGCTGCCGAGGCCGCCGAGGCTGCTGCCGCTCCGGCCGACGCCGCCGGTGCGGTCGAGGTCGAGGCTCCGGCCTCCACCGACGCCCAGGCCTGA
- the tsf gene encoding translation elongation factor Ts, whose amino-acid sequence MANYTAADIKALRESTGAGMLDVKKALDEADGDKAKATEILRVKGLKGVTKREGRTTSNGLVRAQAEGGSGTLVEILCETDFVAKGEKFGELADRVLAQAVAIKAADAQALLDSELDGSTVQSILDEANATIGEKIEIKRVATLEGDKVVSYLHKTSPDLPAQIGVIVAGSGDEQTLRDVAMHIAAFSPTVLIREEVDADTVANERRVAEATAKEEGKPEAALPKIIEGRVNGFFKENVLLEQAFAKDAKKTVGKVAEESGSQIAGFSRFKVGV is encoded by the coding sequence ATGGCGAACTACACCGCAGCTGACATCAAGGCGCTGCGTGAGTCGACCGGCGCCGGCATGCTCGACGTCAAGAAGGCCCTCGACGAGGCCGACGGCGACAAGGCGAAGGCCACCGAGATCCTGCGGGTCAAGGGCCTGAAGGGTGTCACCAAGCGTGAGGGTCGCACCACCAGCAACGGTCTGGTGCGCGCTCAGGCCGAGGGCGGCTCCGGCACCCTCGTCGAGATCCTCTGCGAGACCGACTTCGTCGCCAAGGGCGAAAAGTTCGGCGAGCTGGCCGACCGCGTGCTGGCCCAGGCCGTCGCGATCAAGGCTGCCGACGCCCAGGCGCTGCTCGACAGCGAGCTCGACGGCTCGACCGTGCAGTCGATCCTCGACGAGGCCAACGCCACCATCGGCGAGAAGATCGAGATCAAGCGCGTTGCCACCCTCGAGGGTGACAAGGTCGTCTCCTACCTGCACAAGACCAGCCCCGACCTGCCGGCGCAGATCGGCGTGATCGTGGCCGGTTCGGGTGACGAGCAGACCCTGCGCGACGTCGCGATGCACATCGCCGCGTTCAGCCCCACCGTCCTCATCCGTGAGGAGGTCGACGCCGACACCGTCGCCAACGAGCGCCGTGTCGCCGAGGCCACCGCCAAGGAAGAGGGCAAGCCCGAGGCCGCGCTGCCGAAGATCATCGAGGGCCGCGTCAACGGCTTCTTCAAGGAGAACGTCCTGCTGGAGCAGGCGTTCGCCAAGGACGCGAAGAAGACCGTCGGCAAGGTCGCCGAGGAGTCGGGTTCGCAGATCGCCGGGTTCTCCCGGTTCAAGGTCGGCGTCTGA